TTGACCAGACATTCCAATGTGTGCGGTTCTATAGAATCATCCGCATCTACATAATAAATATAATCTCCGGTAGCACACTTCAGGGCCGTATTACGTGCCGCCGCTACACCTCGGTTTCGTTCATGTTGTAATATTCTGATTGTAAAATCGATCTCTGCAAATTGTTCCGCATAAGATGTTAGTATATACAAACTTTCATCTGTACTACAATCATCCACAAATAAAAGCTCCAAATTTCTATAAGTCTGTTTATGCAAGGATTCCAGACAATGAGGCAAAGTTACTGACGCATTGTATACAGGAATGATCACTGAAATAGTTATATTTCCAATATTCATTTGCTGTTTCTTATAATTTGAGTTTTCATTCGTCCTCCAACCAGCAAAGCAAGCATATTGGGGGCCATTCTATTCAAAAAATAATAGAGACCGAGACAAACACCTAAAGTAATAAAAGGTATTAGTAAATAACTAAGCATTAATCCTCCTCCGGAGTCTGCAAGAGAAGTACGGGAGAAGAAGCCCTTTGTCCAGTTAATGATGTATATTTCGTGGGCTGCATAAATAAAAAAGACTGTAGCCGATAATTTACAAAACAGATTCTTCCAACTTTCCTTATCTATTAACCAGTCCATCAAATTGAAAGCTGTTATTATGCCAAACAATATATATATTCTAACAATATACGCATGAAGCTCCCTCCCATTACAAATGATAGCGCAACATAAAAACATGAGAGTGATTATTGCTGTCACATACCGGAACTTCGAACAAAACGCCAGAACATTCTTTTTATAAATTCCCATATAGGAACCTGCTCCGAAAAACATAATAGCTGTCATACTCAGTCCTGCAATATTTGTTTCCCAAACAGATAAATACAGAGCGAGCAGAATAAGTAATCCATATATTTTCAGATACTTGAAGAAAGCATAGAATAATGGAGACAACGCAGACATACAAATCAAATCACGCAAAAACCACAAAGGATAGTTCACAGGAGTATGCCAAAACAACATATACAAAGAATTATTCCTGACTTCCTGTAGTTCCTCCCCCGGTTCCATTGAAAAAAGAAAAATAAACGCATAATTCTTTATATAGACAGCCAATATCATAAGTATATTCCATAATAAATAAGGAAGCAAAAGGCTTATTACTCTCTTTTTTAATTGAAGATGATAAAAATCAAGACTCCATTTCTCTAGTTTGCGAAAGAAGAAGAAACCAGAGAAGAAAAAGAATAAAGGATTGCGTATCCGGGACAAATTATGAGATATGCCTTCTGAAAAAAGATGATATACATTCATTTCTGAGAAATTCATCTCTATAGGGATTGATGTCATGGGAAGCACATGGGCAAAAAGCAACAATACCATCAACGGAAATCTCATAGCTGCAATCACTTCCGATTGTCTTTTCTCAAGGTTTTCTTTCATTTACTGATTTCATTCAGAATTTGATCAACAACTTCGATATGCCGTATACTAAATTTCCGGGCAAACAATGCTTCCGAATTCATCAATATTTCAAAGTCTTTTTCTTTCCACTCTTCCAGCTGGTTATCTTTCCACCCAATCATCCGCAAACAACCGTGTCCTTCATCGTGCATATCGTAGACTCTGTCGCGAAAAGAAGAATTCCAGCAAATAGTCTGCACAAATATTTCGTCCGCACAAAAAGTATGGGTATAAACTCTTCGTACCTCTTTTTGCTGCTGCAACAAATAACCAACAAGCTCGTTACTAATACTTAGCCATTGAGTACCTTTTCTGAAATTAATATCCTTATTCCGCCGAATCCCGAGTAAAGACTGCAGCCGGACACATCCTGCACGTAAAACACGCTTTGTTACAGCCAAGCCGCCTTCAGTTTCCTTAAAACTTTTGGGGAACAAATGCCATCTACAAACTTTACGGTCAATTTCTTTGGATATATTTCCCTGATAGTAGCCAACAAACTCTTTTCCCGCATTTTTTTCAAAAAAACGATGAATATAGTTCTGTGTTTTAAGAGGCATATCAACACCCGATAACAAATGATAATAACTATATTCCCCACGTCGATAAGCTTCATCGAACAATGCAAATTCTGCATCTACTACACTTATATCTCCCCAACGGACATCCATACGTTCCTCTAAAAAAGTAAGTTTAGCATACGATGTCCGGCAATCCGGATAGTGATTCAGCTTTCGGTCAAAATGGATATAGATATCATTTCGTTCATCATCAAGAGCCTGTATCAGTCGTTTCAGAATTTCAAACTCATTATGAGCTATAATCAAATAGGCATGTTTCATTATTCTTGATCAGCGGTGATATGAATCAATATTTTGTCAACAATATGCATATCCGTATAGCTAAACTTCCGAGCAAACAGACAACCCGAACTGATTAATTCGTCATAGTCTCCCAAATGATATATACGAGGATTGGAACCACCATCAAAATCACATTTCAATAGTTTATCATCATAGTATATACGATCTTTTAAATACGATTTACCCAATTCCGAGGGGATAAAAAACTCATCCCCACATAAAGTAAAACGATATTTTCGCAATACATCTTTTTTAATCTGCAATAAATAACCTATACATTTACCTGTTATACTCACCCAATTAGCCGCATTAGTATATGATTGATTCCGATTCCGACATATATGCAATTCTTTTTGAATACGAATACATACTCTCCACAATAGCTGATTTATTCTTCTTATAAAAAGAACCTTATGCATAAAATTCTTCGTAAAGAAGTTATATCTCCGCATTTTAAGGTGCGTCTGATAATCTGAGTTTGGGACATGCACCAATACTTCCTTATCTTTTAGACCTTCAAAAAAATGATGAATATAGCTTTGGGACTTCAGAGGCAAATGTACCCCGGAAAGCAAATGATAATAATCATATCGATCCTGCATAAAAGCAGCCTCAAACAGAGCATACTCCGCCTTTATCTGTGAAATGTGCCCCCAACGGATGTCTGTCCGCTTTTGCAGAATATACAAATTTGTATACTTTGTCTTAAGCAATGGATAGTTTTTCACCTTTTTATCAAAATGAATATAGATATCATTTCGTTCATCATCAAGGGCCTGAACCAACTTCCCTAAAACCTCAAACTCGTGGTGAGCCATTATCAAATATGCATGTTTCATACTGTAGTCAAGCATTTCGGGCTAATCGTAACACCATCTTGAGACGTATCATTGCAGCAGCATCAAAATAAGTCATTTTGTGAATATTGCTTAGCTCCAAGGCTTCTTCAAATGACACATCATCATAAGTTCCATTTATTTTTGTTTGTATGATGTGCGGAATGCAATCGTTTACTATCGGACAATTTTCAGCAGGCCGGTAGTTGGCTACTAATTCATTAAATAGAATCTGAAAACAAAAATAATCAGGCAGCGAGTCTTGAGTTTTCCAAAAATAAAGCAGAAGATCGGTTAGAGTTGAAATAATCTCGCTCTCTTTTTGAGCAAAAAGGATACTAGACAACATTCGCACCTTAAAATTAGGTTCCCAGCCAAAATAATAAGCATAAACATTTTCCCAGTACTTCTTGTTCTTCTCTTCATCAGAGCGCTGATACATAAAAAAATCAGTCTTCTCATAGACAGCCGGAATACTTCCAGTGAGTAAAATAGTAGCATCCAACCATACACCACCATAAGTGCTCAATAAGGCTACACGAAGCAAATCAGAAAAGAATGTACGGGTAAACTGTACATACTCACGCTTTCTCCAAACAAAATCCGGCAAGTCTATATACTCAGATATAGTTATATCCGTCAGGCGAATCACTTGATAATCATTTTTGTTCCTGTCAACCGAATCAAAACATATTTGTATGATTTCGGGTAACTCATCTTTATCAATGCCCTGTCCCCAGTATTGCCAAATCACTTTTTGAGTACCCAACTTTTTTTTAGGCTTCAGTGAGTATCTTTCTATCTCACCATTATAATAA
This sequence is a window from Bacteroides thetaiotaomicron VPI-5482. Protein-coding genes within it:
- a CDS encoding acyltransferase family protein, whose product is MKENLEKRQSEVIAAMRFPLMVLLLFAHVLPMTSIPIEMNFSEMNVYHLFSEGISHNLSRIRNPLFFFFSGFFFFRKLEKWSLDFYHLQLKKRVISLLLPYLLWNILMILAVYIKNYAFIFLFSMEPGEELQEVRNNSLYMLFWHTPVNYPLWFLRDLICMSALSPLFYAFFKYLKIYGLLILLALYLSVWETNIAGLSMTAIMFFGAGSYMGIYKKNVLAFCSKFRYVTAIITLMFLCCAIICNGRELHAYIVRIYILFGIITAFNLMDWLIDKESWKNLFCKLSATVFFIYAAHEIYIINWTKGFFSRTSLADSGGGLMLSYLLIPFITLGVCLGLYYFLNRMAPNMLALLVGGRMKTQIIRNSK
- a CDS encoding beta-1,6-N-acetylglucosaminyltransferase, with amino-acid sequence MKHAYLIIAHNEFEILKRLIQALDDERNDIYIHFDRKLNHYPDCRTSYAKLTFLEERMDVRWGDISVVDAEFALFDEAYRRGEYSYYHLLSGVDMPLKTQNYIHRFFEKNAGKEFVGYYQGNISKEIDRKVCRWHLFPKSFKETEGGLAVTKRVLRAGCVRLQSLLGIRRNKDINFRKGTQWLSISNELVGYLLQQQKEVRRVYTHTFCADEIFVQTICWNSSFRDRVYDMHDEGHGCLRMIGWKDNQLEEWKEKDFEILMNSEALFARKFSIRHIEVVDQILNEISK
- a CDS encoding glycosyl transferase gives rise to the protein MKHAYLIMAHHEFEVLGKLVQALDDERNDIYIHFDKKVKNYPLLKTKYTNLYILQKRTDIRWGHISQIKAEYALFEAAFMQDRYDYYHLLSGVHLPLKSQSYIHHFFEGLKDKEVLVHVPNSDYQTHLKMRRYNFFTKNFMHKVLFIRRINQLLWRVCIRIQKELHICRNRNQSYTNAANWVSITGKCIGYLLQIKKDVLRKYRFTLCGDEFFIPSELGKSYLKDRIYYDDKLLKCDFDGGSNPRIYHLGDYDELISSGCLFARKFSYTDMHIVDKILIHITADQE
- a CDS encoding capsular polysaccharide synthesis protein — protein: MMEKMKLKELVKQFIPMNYWNTRRKASIIRQQGKVADFWAPILKAYYNGEIERYSLKPKKKLGTQKVIWQYWGQGIDKDELPEIIQICFDSVDRNKNDYQVIRLTDITISEYIDLPDFVWRKREYVQFTRTFFSDLLRVALLSTYGGVWLDATILLTGSIPAVYEKTDFFMYQRSDEEKNKKYWENVYAYYFGWEPNFKVRMLSSILFAQKESEIISTLTDLLLYFWKTQDSLPDYFCFQILFNELVANYRPAENCPIVNDCIPHIIQTKINGTYDDVSFEEALELSNIHKMTYFDAAAMIRLKMVLRLARNA